From Schizosaccharomyces pombe strain 972h- genome assembly, chromosome: II, the proteins below share one genomic window:
- the app1 gene encoding actin cortical patch protein — translation MFRSFGRLFRGSEESPTINDLTSITIYPQCFISTGKEYGSEPKHISVHVRGWVYENPDLNNLGRKDRLMLNLLRRYVGLPPKSKETGTYPEKDDENTNLQVVVDTKAQLNVNVNDGKPNDIELSSTSKTENDPPLSLHTTPDDLQGNGVNVPNPSLSASRSWYQSGYGISGFFNRIMTPSVNSQYISTIGLAKCEEYFEERSLASLQRGLKDEFVLVKIYATDKNFEQKVVAEFNVATNVEGYFIIDEVIPFYTTKNNKFSVEAVLLQSTSEDKVIKAYMSEVPVLDRNGISIISDIDDTVKNTRVIEGPRKVGETTLLAPLNTQTIEGVSDWFRVMTNLNATVHFVSNSPWQLWPTLSKFFTNDNMPYISSIYLRHFNGVLQNIIEPAAARKRSSLLTAIRSLGDRKIVLIGDNGEQDLQIYAEMAACFPERILGIFIRDVMSDFCGVLKKQTTKSNSLPEVVQTKPFATSTPDTPLKEFTTTLKDVDNEQASEFYQLEKEPDTVPSTFILHRYYTYRIFVEDRANKTRKPVVQVEHAASKLENVHILCDYCKHKCSNIMEQDWFVQLARARGVIPLHIPIVIWFNGEEPISFTEDLLKSAFAS, via the coding sequence ATGTTTCGATCATTTGGACGTTTGTTTAGGGGCTCTGAAGAGAGCCCTACTATCAATGATTTGACTTCAATAACCATTTATCCTCAATGTTTCATTAGTACTGGTAAAGAGTACGGTAGTGAACCCAAGCACATATCAGTTCATGTTCGCGGTTGGGTTTACGAGAACCCTGATCTCAATAATCTTGGTCGTAAAGATCGTTTAATGTTGAATTTACTTCGTAGATATGTCGGTCTGCCTCCAAAATCCAAAGAAACGGGAACATATCCTGAAAAGGATGACGAAAACACAAATTTGCAGGTTGTAGTAGACACGAAAGCTCAATTGAACGTGAACGTGAATGATGGAAAGCCTAATGATATTGAATTATCATCAACCTCTAAAACTGAGAATGATCCACCTTTGTCCCTGCATACGACTCCCGACGACTTACAGGGAAATGGCGTGAATGTACCTAACCCTTCATTGTCTGCCTCAAGGAGTTGGTATCAATCGGGGTATGGAATATCAGGATTTTTTAATCGAATTATGACTCCTTCGGTAAATTCTCAATACATTTCTACTATAGGTTTGGCCAAATGTGAGGAATACTTTGAGGAGCGCTCTTTAGCGTCTCTGCAACGAGGCTTAAAAGATGAGTTTGTTTTGGTAAAAATATATGCTACTGATAAGAATTTTGAGCAGAAAGTTGTTGCTGAATTTAACGTTGCTACGAATGTTGAAggatattttattatagaTGAAGTGATCCCGTTTTACACCACTAAAAATAACAAGTTTTCTGTGGAAGCTGTTCTTCTACAATCTACCTCGGAGGATAAAGTGATCAAAGCTTATATGAGCGAAGTACCCGTGTTAGATCGAAACGGTATTTCCATTATTTCAGACATTGATGACACTGTGAAAAATACAAGAGTTATTGAAGGGCCTAGGAAAGTAGGAGAGACCACCCTTTTAGCTCCTTTAAATACACAGACTATCGAGGGCGTTTCCGACTGGTTTCGTGTTATGACAAATCTCAACGCTACTGTACACTTTGTTAGTAATTCTCCTTGGCAACTATGGCCCACATtgtccaaattttttaccaACGATAACATGCCTTATATATCTTCCATTTATCTTAGACACTTTAATGGGGTACTCCAAAACATTATCGAGCCCGCCGCCGCACGTAAGCGTAGCAGCTTGTTAACTGCAATACGGTCTCTGGGTGATCGAAAAATCGTTTTGATAGGTGATAATGGTGAGCAAgatcttcaaatttatgCTGAAATGGCTGCATGTTTTCCCGAAAGGATTTTGGGAATTTTCATTCGCGATGTCATGTCAGACTTTTGTGGTGTACTTAAAAAGCAGACAACTAAATCCAATTCTCTTCCAGAAGTTGTGCAAACAAAACCTTTTGCTACAAGTACGCCGGACACCCCTCTTAAGGAGTTTACTACTACATTAAAAGACGTAGATAATGAGCAAGCTTCAGAATTTTACCAGTTAGAGAAGGAACCAGATACCGTTCCTTCTACTTTCATATTGCATCGTTATTACACTTATCGAATTTTTGTTGAGGATCGTGCAAACAAAACTAGAAAGCCAGTTGTTCAAGTTGAGCATGCTGCCTCCAAATTGGAAAACGTTCACATTCTTTGCGATTATTGCAAGCACAAATGTTCTAATATCATGGAACAGGATTGGTTCGTGCAATTAGCACGCGCTAGAGGGGTTATTCCTTTACACATCCCTATTGTAATTTGGTTTAATGGAGAAGAGCCTATTTCGTTTACAGAAGATTTACTGAAATCGGCATTTGCATCTTAA
- the pga2 gene encoding protein trafficking protein Pga2 gives MGFDVAGYLQSYSLKDWIRIIVYVGGYMLIRPYLMKLGAKIQEREHRKSLLEGEVDGTLDPEMTHGTKPKEHGEFDTDDEEEEENPDAEFRWGYSARRRIRKQREEYFKNQDKSPLDAYADDDEDIEEHLED, from the coding sequence ATGGGGTTTGACGTTGCAGGCTATTTACAATCATATTCATTGAAGGACTGGATTCGAATTATCGTATATGTTGGAGGATATATGTTAATCCGGCCATATTTGATGAAGTTGGGAGCCAAGATACAGGAGAGAGAACATAGAAAATCTTTATTAGAAGGCGAAGTAGATGGTACTTTAGATCCGGAAATGACGCATGGCACGAAGCCCAAAGAACATGGAGAATTTGACACGGATgatgaggaagaagaagaaaatccTGATGCCGAATTCCGTTGGGGTTATTCAGCACGCCGCCGTATTCGCAAACAACGTGAAGAATACTTTAAGAATCAAGACAAATCTCCTCTTGATGCTTACgctgatgatgatgaagacATCGAAGAGCACCTTGAGGATTAA
- the ask1 gene encoding DASH complex subunit Ask1 produces MNNLEQLERLEQSITLALYEIDANFSKCHRTVTTKILPIVEKYAKNCNTIWDSSKFWKQFFEASANVSLSGVEEPVPVESNPSDQDVMSNSTEADLQLHTKNEHLEKRHSFVGKSDFPDAAVQGDNTKNEDFVQSTPKKMDVSLEDISLDDAALTPIPARMQTPLRKPENNPHTGRSALLHRVLDTNWQVQVTPREPKNLQSQEVMDIDSSPFVSPSPISMKMDMPSLNDRNSSHALSLFAEFEHESYDSINPSGMSPPKTIQFSPHTMGVGSSQQANERSLSLQRKLETLNDSNDSFVKEEDSWEL; encoded by the exons ATGAACAATTTGGAACA ATTAGAACGATTGGAACAATCGATTACTCTAGCACTTTACGAAATTGatgcaaatttttctaaatgtCATCGAACAGTGACTACCAAAATCTTGCCTATCGTGGAAAAATACGCAAAAAATTGTAACACTATATGGGACTCTTCAAAA TTTTGGAAGCagttttttgaagcaaGTGCCAATGTTTCACTTTCGGGTGTAGAGGAACCTGTTCCAGTAGAATCCAATCCAAGCGATCAAGATGTTATGTCTAATTCTACAGAGGCGGACCTACAGCTGCACACAAAGAATGAACATTTGGAAAAGAGGCATTCTTTTGTCGGAAAATCTGATTTTCCCGATGCAGCTGTACAAGGAGATAATACAAAAAACGAGGATTTTGTACAGTCCACTCCTAAGAAGATGGATGTCTCCTTAGAGGATATTTCGTTAGATGATGCAGCTTTGACCCCCATCCCGGCAAGGATGCAGACTCCGCTAAGAAAACCAGAAAATAATCCTCATACAGGTCGTAGTGCCCTTCTGCATCGCGTTTTAGATACAAATTGGCAAGTACAAGTGACTCCACGTGAGCCTAAGAATTTGCAATCTCAAGAAGTAATGGATATTGATTCTTCTCCTTTTGTATCGCCTTCTCCCATATCAATGAAAATGGACATGCCTTCACTTAACGATAGAAACTCTTCGCATgctctttctttatttgcAGAATTTGAGCATGAAAGCTATGATAGCATTAACCCAAGTGGAATGTCTCCACCTAAAACTATCCAATTCAGCCCGCATACCATGGGGGTGGGTTCTTCTCAGCAAGCCAACGAGCGAAGCCTGTCTTTGCAGAGGAAATTAGAAACCTTGAATGATTCTAATGATAGTTTTgtcaaagaagaagatagTTGGGAACTCTGA
- the meu25 gene encoding protein meu25 has protein sequence MSSIFGENIVSDSIVNMELTNPDNTTTMHPIYETNIEKEVQQEFSDNVSEKETIDSTKSKISLENIQQEMGALAKKIFHKLGVKATDLGFSNEHDDSQDSLQTLAPSPSYVPLLKVIGSSEEVNSNLVLTDLETNTDGYDPKFLISVRKFLMGSPNSGFVVKHEKRLPDGPRVLALRAISSVDEENRKERLSPDSDPVETESVYVDNGELSNQKVETVEISEKEQNDDPAGYSQYLLEFKKSKCQKKVPTLESIEENEGTEPHDNLTFMTDLGTPYYSLGNEFERKQILDEYGLLANDENLVIGHTLRAEYCFMFDESDILQLRNYEHTEKELSVLQFKGVSSRWDFRCCREERLLRLLLCFDSEHTGQSFIQLNDPENENEKEEQNSISIRELSYFSTKLISLILPKEAHKQRYIMLSSLAKTREADFFWSEEEKTNYTNELLSNPCKFLCELDHFDSFPHQQQDLLWKYLAEFSASLELDPNLALWKKQVIFSKIGHPKLLVMPISSFHCVQRFPDLVCVQTSTAETFLSVDRELTTYDLNTIKLLNTAPSRTAQNWLFIMHHLEIVGYLFPHLVHLDKQYSLLDYAKSVEHIPELGTVQRKGFLNKVAFDDNEALLYQV, from the coding sequence ATGAGTAGTATCTTTGGAGAGAATATTGTTTCAGATAGTATAGTAAATATGGAGTTGACGAACCCTGATAATACTACGACTATGCATCCCATCTATGAAACTAACATTGAAAAGGAAGTCCAGCAGGAGTTTTCTGACAATGTCTctgaaaaagaaacgaTTGACTCAactaaaagcaaaatatctttagaaaatatacAGCAAGAAATGGGAGCACTTGccaagaaaatttttcataaattagGGGTTAAAGCAACCGACTTGGGATTTTCTAATGAGCATGATGACTCGCAGGATTCATTACAGACACTAGCGCCTTCTCCATCATATGTTCCACTTTTGAAGGTTATTGGAAGCTCTGAGGAGGTCAATAGCAACTTGGTATTAACCGACTTGGAAACAAATACTGATGGATATGATcctaaatttttgatttctgTTAGGAAGTTTTTGATGGGATCTCCCAACTCTGGCTTTGTCGTTAAACATGAGAAACGTCTTCCAGATGGACCGCGTGTTCTGGCCCTTCGAGCCATTTCATCAGTCgatgaagaaaatagaaaagagCGCCTATCTCCTGATAGTGATCCTGTTGAAACAGAATCTGTTTATGTTGACAATGGAGAATTGTCAAATCAAAAAGTAGAAACAGTTGAAATTTCcgaaaaagaacaaaatgATGATCCCGCCGGATATTCTCAATACCTTCTAGAGTTCAAGAAGAGTAAATGTCAAAAGAAAGTGCCGACTTTAGAGAGTATTGAGGAAAATGAAGGAACGGAACCTCATGACAACTTGACCTTTATGACTGATTTGGGAACTCCATACTATTCTCTGGgtaatgaatttgaaagaaagcaaattttgGATGAATACGGGTTGCTGGCTAATGATGAAAACCTAGTTATTGGACACACGTTAAGAGCGGAGTATTGCTTTATGTTTGATGAAAGCGATATCCTGCAATTACGCAATTATGAACATACAGAAAAGGAACTTAGTGTCCTTCAATTTAAAGGGGTCTCGTCACGTTGGGATTTTCGTTGCTGTAGAGAAGAACGTTTACTCCGATTGCTACTATGTTTCGACAGTGAACATACTGGGCAATCTTTCATTCAACTGAACGATcctgaaaatgaaaatgaaaaggaagaacAAAATTCCATTAGCATTAGGGAATTATCCTACTTCAGCACAAAACTTATTTCATTGATCTTACCCAAAGAAGCACATAAGCAGCGGTATATCATGCTAAGCTCCTTAGCAAAGACAAGGGAAGCTGATTTCTTTTGGTctgaagaggaaaaaactAATTATACAAACGAGCTTCTCAGCAACCCATGCAAATTCCTTTGTGAACTAGATCATTTCGATTCATTTCCTCATCAACAACAAGATCTACTCTGGAAGTACTTAGCGGAGTTTTCTGCTAGTTTAGAGTTAGACCCCAACCTTGCCCTTTGGAAGAAGcaagttattttttcaaaaatcgGTCATCCGAAGTTGCTGGTTATGCCAATATCTAGTTTCCACTGCGTACAACGTTTCCCTGACCTTGTTTGCGTTCAAACTTCAACTGCTGAAACGTTTTTGTCTGTGGATCGTGAATTAACAACTTATGACCTAAACACTATTAAGTTGTTAAACACAGCACCTAGTCGTACAGCTCAAAACTGGCTTTTTATCATGCATCACCTAGAAATTGTAGGCTATTTATTTCCACATTTGGTTCATCTCGATAAACAGTATAGTTTATTAGATTATGCAAAGTCTGTTGAGCACATTCCAGAATTGGGCACTGTACAACGAAAAGGGTTTTTGAACAAAGTCGCATTTGATGATAACGAGGCTTTACTTTACCAAGTTTAA
- the uds1 gene encoding septation protein Uds1, with product MGFHGCLSTDEYEPELIEKYGNPEPPSSSILINTRPVNPFLSTFVYVGKASSSEDVSISTGEEEMRTLLVASAVKDAKGWVYLSGKDVEEIKQKIKNLQGLLGVSIKKLAVEAKIREAAKNLMVAQAKEKKGKHKQSTIEHYEQCSRRVRELSSKIWLIERKLAEFYMHLLKHMVAVCIAELKPGSCSKVSSPVSAITADESATGFRDEEIMNNEEIEQLVERMSRILEIAQSMGNSIREPSVLDAVQMNAGERLLEQVRHLELILKQIYEKKLEEDADAKDIAPRAIVNFWRLLTELFRGDNDTPEKSNALPDDELDKHLKSDFDIESFCFLLHHLLSLYQTQKKELASSNELLASVRDENTKKLKELQDIIEEQSKHMARLHREGFSEAAENNDKPKETMPCTYDSSLADDHSDTSNLSKDKANTLCAQCSVYLSEKYQQQQSLLQLESNIQQLENEKKAAKLIEKDLLSQISHVKLQFEQQIKAHHYAKDQVRNLNDEMVALRAELEVVKAMNSQPDDPDSDYAIKQNNALQNRLEALTRENELLQSRVTTLEMEKEVQEKNSATVSNLTLKQLQMENIFASLNLENSFDFGMPLMGPYTQQNLQLEDEISEISSPSYSSDDDRKTISETQPAPKQNINEEFENSTSTDGSETNKNEQGNSLSTPDNEPRLRKESLSSDVLLDGSEKPAQAELTINSENFPVDCSLPVQTGADVVVPDTTDEEVITSEPVKLEQPINENSNVEEAEKDYQPSEKDDKSLIGGILSTVEMTQSTDVNDEIENTLTIPVEVEHSDNIDKGSEENDLGKEAVDEANNNQNDVLESVVVEQSTTTDDCENKVYEGQMNDKNSSLDMVNACEGINQTAIGFVEKPDKVTELIDEAEENIDISQDISMTETNAVDDEVQAENSILQDEVEETRQDDIEKDELEDIKEVKEDENLTTLEETIEIPANDIEVQDPEQCSCMNSTENDNITTENSSEIVQVIHTEDDSLHFDDNVSTDSVSLGNKSRISMDSMRNDCEAFLPKKEKFGSLRTLHSFESSMRRVSTSAA from the coding sequence ATGGGGTTTCATGGATGTTTAAGTACAGATGAATATGAACCTGAGTTAATTGAGAAATATGGGAATCCTGAACCACCTTCTTCAAgcatattaattaatacaCGACCAGTCAATCCATTTTTATCCACTTTCGTGTATGTAGGAAAGGCTAGCAGTTCTGAAGATGTGTCTATATCTACAGGTGAGGAGGAAATGCGAACCCTTTTAGTTGCGTCTGCTGTTAAAGATGCAAAAGGTTGGGTGTACCTTTCCGGAAAAGAcgttgaagaaataaaacagaaaataaaaaacctGCAGGGATTACTTGGTGtttctataaaaaaactGGCTGTCGAAGCCAAAATTAGAGAAGCTGCTAAGAATTTGATGGTTGCCCAAGCTAAGgagaaaaaaggaaaacatAAACAAAGTACGATAGAGCATTACGAACAATGTTCTCGTAGAGTTAGAGAACTTTCTTCTAAGATATGGCTTATTGAAAGGAAACTTGCAGAATTTTATATGCACCTATTGAAGCATATGGTTGCTGTGTGCATTGCTGAGCTTAAACCAGGTAGCTGTAGCAAGGTATCTTCACCGGTTTCTGCCATCACCGCTGATGAGAGCGCAACTGGATTTCgagatgaagaaataatgAACAATGAGGAAATTGAGCAGCTTGTAGAGCGTATGAGCCGTATACTGGAAATTGCTCAATCAATGGGTAATTCAATTCGTGAACCATCTGTCCTAGATGCAGTACAAATGAACGCTGGTGAACGGCTACTCGAGCAAGTTCGTCACTTAGAGCttattttgaaacaaataTACGAGAAAAAGTTGGAGGAAGATGCTGATGCGAAAGATATTGCTCCTCGCGCTATTGTGAACTTTTGGCGGTTACTTACTGAGCTGTTTCGCGGCGACAATGATACGCCAGAGAAGAGTAATGCACTTCCTGATGATGAACTCGATAAACATTTGAAATCTGATTTTGACATTGAATcattttgctttcttctGCACCATCTATTGTCATTATACCAAacacaaaagaaagagctTGCTTCAAGCAATGAACTTCTAGCAAGTGTCCGAGATGAAAATACGAAAAAGCTTAAGGAGCTTCAAGATATCATTGAAGAGCAGAGTAAACATATGGCTCGCCTTCATAGGGAAGGGTTTTCTGAGGCCGCTGAAAATAACGATAAACCTAAAGAAACAATGCCTTGTACGTATGATTCATCTCTAGCAGATGACCATTCGGATACCTCCAACCTGAGTAAAGATAAGGCGAATACACTTTGTGCCCAGTGTTCAGTATATCTTTCTGAAAAGTATCAGCAACAGCAGTCCTTGTTGCAATTGGAGTCTAATATCCAGCAATTggaaaatgagaaaaaagCTGCCAAGCTTATAGAAAAGGATCTGTTGTCTCAGATTTCTCATGTCAAACTGCAATTTGAGCAACAAATAAAGGCACATCATTATGCGAAAGACCAGGTTAGAAATTTGAACGACGAGATGGTTGCCTTACGTGCTGAGCTTGAAGTTGTAAAGGCTATGAATTCCCAGCCTGATGATCCCGATTCCGATTATGCAATAAAGCAGAACAATGCATTGCAGAACAGATTAGAGGCTTTGACAAGAGAAAATGAGTTATTACAATCTCGCGTTACAACTTtggaaatggaaaaagaagttcAGGAGAAGAACTCTGCTACTGTAAGCAACCTTACGCTAAAGCAATTGCAAATGGAGAATATATTTGCAAGCCTCAATTTGGAGAattcatttgattttggTATGCCATTAATGGGACCATACACTCAACAAAATTTGCAGTTAGAGGATGAAATTTCTGAAATTTCTAGTCCTTCCTATTCCTCCGATGATGACAGGAAAACCATCTCCGAGACTCAACCAGCACCTAAGCAAAACATTAAcgaagaatttgaaaattcgACTTCTACAGATGGGTCTGAAACTAACAAAAATGAACAAGGGAATAGTCTTAGCACCCCTGATAATGAACCGCGTTTGAGGAAGGAGAGCTTGAGCAGTGATGTCCTACTTGACGGTAGCGAGAAACCAGCGCAAGCTGAATTAACTATAAATTCAGAAAACTTTCCAGTTGACTGTAGCCTTCCTGTTCAAACGGGTGCTGACGTCGTTGTCCCTGATACAACTGATGAAGAAGTCATAACCTCAGAACCCGTGAAGTTAGAACAACCGATCAATGAAAACAGCAATGTAGAAGAAGCTGAAAAGGATTATCAGCCGTCTGAGAAAGATGACAAATCTCTTATTGGCGGCATCCTCAGTACAGTTGAAATGACCCAGTCTACTGATGTGAATGACGAGATTGAAAATACTTTAACCATACCTGTTGAGGTAGAGCATTCTGATAATATTGACAAAGGCagtgaagaaaatgatctTGGAAAAGAAGCCGTTGATGAAGCAAACAACAACCAGAATGATGTTCTAGAATCTGTCGTGGTGGAACAATCTACTACAACTGATGACTGTGAAAACAAAGTATATGAAGGACAAATGAACGACAAAAATTCCTCCCTTGATATGGTCAATGCATGCGAAGGTATTAATCAGACTGCAATTGGGTTCGTTGAGAAGCCTGACAAGGTTACTGAGCTAATCGATGAAGCTGAAGAAAACATCGATATATCTCAGGACATCTCTATGACCGAGACGAACGCTGTAGATGATGAAGTGCAAGCAGAAAACTCCATCTTACAAGATGAAGTTGAAGAAACTCGTCAAGATGATATCGAGAAGGATGAGCTGGAAGACATCAAGGAAGTAAAAGAGgatgaaaatttaactaCTTTAGAGGAAACAATTGAGATTCCGGCCAACGATATTGAAGTCCAGGACCCTGAACAATGTTCATGTATGAACAGTactgaaaatgataatatCACTACTGAGAATTCAAGCGAAATCGTACAAGTTATTCATACAGAAGACGATTCCTTGCATTTTGATGACAATGTTTCAACCGATTCAGTAAGTCTGGGGAATAAGTCTAGGATAAGCATGGATTCAATGAGAAACGACTGTGAAGCGTTTTTGccgaaaaaggaaaaattcGGCTCTTTAAGGACTTTACACAGTTTTGAAAGTAGTATGAGGAGAGTATCTACTTCTGCAGCATAA
- the mgr2 gene encoding protein Mgr2, translated as MQSMQPSTVDKLKMGAIMGSAAGLGIGFLFGGVAVLRYGPGPRGFLRTLGQYMLTSAATFGFFMSIGSVIRNEDIPLIQQSGSHWNQRLLNENANSSRIFALAMQQAKSSPRKSNEVAEC; from the exons ATGCAATCTATGCAACCTTCAACTGTGGATAAGC TAAAAATGGGCGCCATTATGGGTTCAGCTGCTGGACTTGGCATCGGGTTTTTATTTGGAGGAGTAGCAGTTTTGCGCTATGGGCCTGGTCCACGTGGATTCTTAAGGACCTTAGGTCAATACATGTTAACATCTGCGGCCACTTTTGGCTTTTTCATGTCCATCGGCTCTGTAATTCGCAACGAAGATATACCACTAATACAGCAGTCAGGCTCACATTGGAATCAAAgattattaaatgaaaatgcaaattCCAGTCGTATTTTTGCCTTGGCTATGCAACAGGCCAAAAGTTCTCCACGTAAATCAAATGAAGTTGCTGAGTGCTAA
- the sua1 gene encoding sulfate adenylyltransferase encodes MTKALLKDLNARDAPLREQLEQEATSLPKIVLSERQFCDVELILNGGFSPLDGFMNQKDYLNVVENLRLSTGEVFPIPITLDLNESQADSLKAGDRVALLDPRDGQTVIAILTVEDKYTPDKANEAEKVFGANDRAHPAVDYLFGRAGNVYVGGKLQAVTPIRHFDFVEYRYSPAQLRSDFQRNNWNRVVAFQTRNPMHRAHRELTVRAAKQHGARVLIHPVVGMTKPGDIDHFTRVRVYEAILQRYPKGSAKLSLLPLAMRMAGPREALWHAIIRKNYGASHFIIGRDHAGPGKNSQGEDFYGPYDAQYLVEQYAQEIGITIVPFQMMTYLPDEDIYKPVDKVEPGTRTLNISGTELRRRLRVGANIPEWFSYPEVVAILRQSYPPKYSQGFVLAVPATSDKLLPSALVSALNEDGRRHVTLLPRLDAISVFYAQELQRAGAAVVVSLADADASVKVPAEWTTVNIKPKDSVSEVTFAVLSQLSDEGYL; translated from the coding sequence ATGACTAAAGCTTTGTTGAAAGATCTTAACGCCAGAGATGCTCCTCTGAGAGAACAACTGGAACAGGAGGCTACTAGCCTTCCCAAAATTGTACTATCGGAACGTCAGTTTTGCGATGTGGAACTCATTTTGAACGGAGGTTTCAGTCCATTAGACGGATTCATGAACCAAAAGGATTATTTGAATGTCGTCGAGAATTTGCGTCTCAGCACTGGCGAGGTCTTTCCCATCCCTATCACCTTGGACCTCAATGAATCGCAGGCCGATTCTTTGAAGGCCGGTGATCGTGTTGCATTATTAGATCCTAGGGATGGGCAAACTGTTATTGCCATTTTGACTGTTGAGGACAAGTATACCCCAGATAAGGCGAACGAAGCTGAAAAGGTATTTGGTGCTAATGATCGCGCCCACCCTGCCGTCGACTACTTGTTTGGTCGTGCTGGAAATGTGTATGTTGGTGGTAAACTTCAAGCCGTTACTCCTATTCGCCATTTCGATTTCGTAGAGTACCGCTACTCACCTGCTCAACTTCGCTCTGACTTCCAGCGTAACAACTGGAATCGCGTCGTTGCTTTCCAAACCCGTAATCCCATGCATCGCGCCCATCGTGAGCTTACCGTCCGTGCTGCTAAGCAACACGGTGCCCGTGTGCTCATTCACCCTGTCGTCGGTATGACCAAGCCTGGTGATATCGATCACTTCACCCGTGTGCGTGTTTACGAGGCTATTCTCCAACGCTATCCTAAGGGTTCCGCCAAGCTCTCTCTTCTTCCCTTAGCCATGCGTATGGCTGGTCCTCGTGAAGCTTTATGGCACGCCATCATTCGTAAGAACTACGGTGCTTCTCATTTCATCATTGGTCGTGATCATGCTGGTCCTGGTAAGAACAGTCAAGGCGAGGATTTTTATGGTCCTTACGATGCTCAGTACCTTGTTGAACAATACGCTCAGGAAATCGGTATCACCATTGTTCCTTTCCAAATGATGACTTACCTTCCTGATGAGGACATCTACAAGCCAGTTGACAAAGTCGAACCCGGTACCCGTACTTTGAACATCAGTGGTACTGAACTTCGTCGCCGTCTTCGCGTCGGTGCCAACATCCCTGAGTGGTTCTCTTATCCAGAGGTTGTCGCTATTTTACGTCAATCCTATCCTCCCAAATACTCTCAAGGATTTGTTTTGGCTGTTCCTGCCACCTCCGATAAACTTCTCCCCAGCGCTCTAGTTTCAGCCTTGAACGAGGATGGTCGCCGCCATGTCACTCTTTTACCTCGCTTAGATGCTATTTCAGTGTTTTACGCCCAAGAATTGCAACGTGCTGGTGCTGCCGTTGTTGTTTCTCTGGCTGATGCTGATGCATCTGTTAAAGTACCTGCTGAGTGGACTACCGTAAACATCAAGCCCAAAGACTCTGTTTCTGAGGTTACTTTTGCTGTCCTTTCACAATTGTCTGACGAAGGCtatctttaa
- the mep33 gene encoding translation machinery associated protein Mep33 codes for MPPKKAAKGKGDPGKAAKKDPTKKAADATFGLKNKNRSTKVQAKIRQIEQNAAASGSKDAKRQEALRKRREEEKRAAEAAKAEVAALFNAIPKKQTPQNFLTRKEEVKESQKIDLYSDVRDQQTDLPLEKRPWINTDIVCKFFLEACETGKYGWLWQCPNGNMTCIYKHALPYGYVLSRDKKKDDTKEEISLEAFIEIERHRLGPNLTPVTEENFKKWSDGRRDRILKQAEERRSNRAVGRSNLSGREYFESNKDKTHEVVGDEEDWDFSALRRETEALAKAQDATAPIVSV; via the coding sequence ATGCCACCTAAAAAGGCCGCAAAAGGAAAGGGTGATCCCGGCAAGGCTGCTAAAAAGGATCCTACAAAAAAAGCAGCTGACGCTACTTTTGGgttgaaaaacaaaaatcgGTCTACCAAGGTTCAAGCAAAAATTCGTCAAATTGAGCAAAACGCGGCAGCTTCAGGCAGCAAAGATGCTAAACGTCAGGAAGCTCTTCGCAAACGTcgtgaagaagaaaaacgCGCGGCAGAAGCTGCTAAAGCAGAAGTGGCTGCTTTGTTCAATGCAATACCCAAGAAACAAACACCTCAGAATTTTCTTACTCGTAAAGAAGAAGTTAAAGAGTCACAAAAAATCGACCTTTACTCAGATGTTCGTGACCAGCAAACTGATTTGCCTCTTGAGAAACGTCCTTGGATTAATACGGACATCGTCTGTAAGTTCTTTCTGGAGGCGTGTGAAACTGGCAAATATGGATGGTTGTGGCAATGTCCGAATGGTAATATGACTTGTATTTACAAACATGCTCTTCCTTATGGCTACGTGCTTAGTCGCGACAAGAAAAAGGATGATactaaagaagaaattagTCTTGAGGCCTTTATTGAGATTGAGCGCCATAGATTAGGGCCTAATCTTACCCCTGTAACTGAagaaaactttaaaaaatggagtGATGGTCGGAGAGATCGTATTCTCAAACAAGCTGAAGAGCGCCGTAGTAACCGCGCTGTTGGTAGAAGTAACTTAAGTGGCCGTGAATACTTTGAGAGCAACAAAGACAAAACTCACGAAGTGGTTGGTGATGAGGAAGACTGGGACTTCTCTGCCCTTCGTCGTGAAACAGAAGCTTTGGCTAAAGCTCAGGATGCCACCGCTCCTATCGTTTCCGTTTAA